A window from Roseburia sp. 499 encodes these proteins:
- a CDS encoding SDR family NAD(P)-dependent oxidoreductase, translating into MKTVLITGGTSGIGKALVQHFLKEDYQVVLVASNQEKLAKTKDELEDRYREKIYVYAQDLAQIGAAQELYKRIKEDGLEINILINNAGIGLIGSAENIDFGKEEQMMQLNMITVVQLCRLFLVEMYERKEGKILNVASTGAFQPGPYTASYYATKSFVLSYSRAIRREAAKNGVQVCTLCPGTTDTEFFHRTGKKTPAGAMPADKVAEYAYKKLMKNKEIIVPGFLNRLLRVVPVRIKMFFVAIIKNNA; encoded by the coding sequence ATGAAAACAGTTCTTATAACAGGAGGTACTAGTGGAATTGGAAAAGCATTAGTACAGCATTTTTTAAAAGAAGACTATCAGGTTGTTCTGGTGGCATCTAATCAGGAAAAATTAGCAAAGACAAAAGATGAACTAGAAGATAGGTATAGAGAAAAAATTTATGTTTATGCGCAGGATTTGGCACAAATAGGAGCAGCACAGGAATTATATAAAAGAATAAAAGAAGATGGATTGGAGATTAATATATTAATAAATAATGCTGGAATCGGTTTAATTGGATCGGCAGAGAATATTGATTTTGGAAAAGAAGAACAAATGATGCAGTTGAATATGATAACAGTTGTACAATTGTGTCGACTTTTTTTAGTGGAGATGTATGAGCGTAAGGAAGGAAAAATTTTAAATGTAGCATCTACTGGAGCGTTTCAGCCAGGCCCATATACGGCATCATATTATGCAACAAAATCTTTTGTACTAAGTTATAGTAGAGCCATTCGCAGGGAAGCTGCAAAAAACGGTGTCCAGGTGTGTACTTTGTGTCCGGGAACGACGGATACGGAATTTTTTCATAGAACGGGAAAAAAAACACCTGCCGGAGCTATGCCGGCAGATAAAGTGGCAGAGTATGCATATAAAAAGCTTATGAAAAATAAAGAAATTATAGTTCCAGGGTTTTTGAACAGATTGCTTAGGGTAGTTCCGGTAAGAATTAAAATGTTTTTTGTTGCGATAATAAAAAATAATGCATAA
- a CDS encoding cytidylate kinase-like family protein, whose translation MIITIGREFGSYGHVIGKKLAEKLGIKYYDKESMATEAKKSDKYDELRAFYEEEPVNSLLYVIALDSGSGRHGEVPFEFIRQLAAKQDCVIVGRCGNYILKDNPDMTSVFIHAPEEYRIQKTAESRNISMAKAKKLVEKEDKARAGFHKYYANEIWNNSNGYQLTIDSSVVGVDGAVDIIMEFLDKKEQMKKA comes from the coding sequence ATGATTATTACAATCGGAAGAGAATTTGGCAGCTATGGACATGTGATTGGAAAAAAGCTTGCAGAGAAGCTGGGAATTAAATATTATGATAAGGAATCTATGGCAACAGAGGCAAAAAAGTCAGATAAGTATGATGAACTAAGAGCATTCTATGAAGAAGAACCGGTAAATAGTCTTTTGTATGTAATTGCATTGGATAGTGGTTCCGGCAGACATGGAGAAGTTCCATTTGAATTCATTCGTCAGCTTGCCGCAAAACAGGATTGTGTTATTGTAGGAAGATGCGGAAATTATATTTTGAAGGATAATCCGGATATGACAAGTGTATTTATTCATGCGCCGGAGGAATATCGTATTCAGAAAACAGCAGAGAGTCGGAATATCAGTATGGCAAAAGCAAAGAAGCTGGTAGAAAAGGAAGATAAGGCAAGAGCTGGATTTCATAAATACTATGCAAATGAAATCTGGAATAATAGTAACGGATATCAGCTTACAATTGACAGCAGTGTAGTTGGAGTTGATGGAGCTGTGGATATTATAATGGAGTTTTTAGATAAAAAGGAACAAATGAAAAAAGCATAA
- a CDS encoding LrgB family protein, translated as MNSLVQESIFFGMAISLLGYEVGILIKKKLRMAIFNPLLIAVVVVILFLVVFHVDYETYNSGAKYLSYLLTPATVCLAVPLYQQLHLLRKNAKAVIIGISSGVITSLTSVLLLSKLFGLNHQQYVTMLPKSITTAIGMGLADEMGGLVTITVASIIITGILGNMMAELICKIFRITEPVAKGIAIGTAAHAVGTAKALEMGEIEGAMSSLAIAVAGLLTVIMASFYANIM; from the coding sequence ATGAATAGTTTGGTACAGGAGTCCATATTTTTTGGAATGGCAATCAGTCTTTTAGGATATGAAGTAGGAATTTTAATAAAAAAGAAACTAAGGATGGCAATTTTTAATCCTCTTTTAATAGCAGTTGTAGTAGTAATTTTGTTTTTAGTCGTATTTCATGTGGATTATGAAACATATAACAGTGGTGCAAAATATTTGAGCTATCTGCTGACACCAGCAACAGTATGCCTGGCGGTTCCTTTATATCAGCAGCTTCATTTATTAAGAAAAAATGCGAAGGCGGTAATTATAGGAATATCTAGCGGGGTAATCACCAGTCTTACCAGTGTGTTGCTGTTAAGTAAGTTATTCGGGCTGAATCATCAACAATATGTAACCATGCTGCCAAAATCAATTACAACGGCAATTGGCATGGGATTGGCAGATGAAATGGGCGGACTTGTTACCATTACAGTAGCATCTATTATTATTACCGGAATCCTTGGAAATATGATGGCAGAACTGATTTGTAAAATATTCCGTATTACAGAGCCGGTAGCAAAGGGAATTGCAATAGGAACAGCTGCTCATGCCGTTGGAACAGCAAAAGCATTGGAAATGGGAGAGATAGAGGGAGCAATGAGCAGTCTTGCTATTGCGGTAGCAGGTCTTTTAACGGTAATTATGGCTTCTTTTTATGCAAATATAATGTAA
- a CDS encoding glycoside hydrolase family 13 protein — protein MNFAEIYHKTEPPYCYPRNEREMIVNIKTGYEVDRVWICYGDPYSSGIAGGAEGWSGTEEEIIYKKDLKYQRFWTTTVVPEYKRLKYYFILESNGERYYYYEDGIINGEQQKLSAKMFQYFIFPWMNPSDIAKTPDWVNHMVWYQIFPDRFCNGNPARNSEQVKPWKKGKVRNEDFYGGDLEGIIKKLDYLKDLGVTGIYLTPIFESPSTHKYDTKNYMEIDPQFGDKEVFGRLVEEMHKRDMKIMLDGVFNHCGTSFPFWKDVVEKGPESPYFNWFMVHKWPFDTTVWDTRDGKYDSFAFAAGMPKLNTNNPEVVAYFQKVCSYWVENFDIDGIRFDVGNEVSHQFLKTIRKTVKSIKPDIYLLGEIWNDASLWLAGDEYDSVMNYPLTSSINDFWVDKSLTKIDFEHTINRCYTMYMQQNNNVLFNLLDSHDTDRLFSRTGDEDAFYQELCVLFTMPGSPCIFYGTEIAMEGGHDPDCRRCMPWDEIEAGVYEERIQQMKKLIALRKSQEIFRSLHFHFPNEIPNPRVIEYIKLDWDYKLFVYMNCSDKTEEIPEKEILFSRKYENGKLLPGGVLIQK, from the coding sequence ATGAATTTTGCAGAAATTTACCATAAGACAGAACCGCCATATTGCTATCCACGGAATGAACGAGAAATGATTGTAAATATCAAGACCGGATATGAAGTGGACCGGGTATGGATTTGCTATGGAGATCCATACAGCAGCGGTATTGCTGGAGGAGCAGAAGGCTGGAGTGGAACAGAAGAAGAAATCATTTACAAAAAGGATTTAAAGTATCAGAGATTTTGGACTACCACAGTCGTTCCGGAATATAAGAGACTAAAATATTATTTTATATTGGAGAGTAATGGAGAACGGTACTATTATTATGAAGATGGTATTATCAATGGGGAACAGCAAAAACTATCCGCTAAAATGTTTCAGTATTTTATATTCCCATGGATGAATCCTTCTGATATTGCCAAAACACCGGATTGGGTCAATCATATGGTGTGGTATCAGATTTTTCCGGATAGGTTCTGTAATGGAAATCCTGCAAGGAATTCTGAACAGGTAAAACCATGGAAGAAGGGGAAGGTAAGGAATGAAGACTTCTATGGTGGAGACTTGGAAGGAATTATTAAAAAGCTGGATTATCTAAAAGACTTAGGGGTAACGGGGATTTATTTGACGCCGATTTTTGAGTCCCCGTCTACTCACAAGTATGATACTAAGAATTATATGGAAATTGATCCCCAGTTTGGAGATAAGGAAGTATTTGGACGTTTGGTAGAAGAAATGCACAAACGCGATATGAAGATTATGCTGGATGGTGTATTCAATCATTGTGGTACCAGTTTTCCGTTTTGGAAGGATGTGGTAGAGAAGGGACCAGAATCACCGTACTTTAATTGGTTTATGGTGCATAAGTGGCCTTTCGATACCACAGTGTGGGATACCCGAGATGGAAAATATGATTCATTTGCTTTTGCAGCGGGAATGCCTAAATTAAACACCAACAATCCAGAGGTGGTGGCATATTTCCAGAAGGTATGTAGTTATTGGGTTGAGAATTTTGATATTGATGGAATAAGATTTGATGTAGGAAATGAGGTCTCTCATCAGTTTTTGAAGACCATAAGAAAAACGGTAAAGAGTATTAAACCGGATATTTATCTTTTGGGTGAGATTTGGAATGATGCTTCTTTATGGCTGGCAGGAGATGAGTATGATTCTGTTATGAACTATCCTCTTACCAGTAGCATTAATGACTTCTGGGTAGATAAGAGCCTGACAAAGATAGATTTTGAGCATACCATTAATCGGTGCTATACTATGTATATGCAACAGAACAACAATGTATTATTTAACTTGTTGGATTCGCATGATACGGACCGGTTGTTTTCCAGGACTGGTGATGAAGACGCTTTTTATCAAGAATTGTGCGTGCTTTTTACTATGCCAGGAAGTCCGTGCATTTTCTATGGAACAGAGATTGCTATGGAGGGTGGACACGATCCGGATTGTCGTCGATGCATGCCTTGGGATGAAATTGAGGCTGGTGTATATGAGGAAAGAATACAGCAGATGAAAAAGTTGATTGCGTTACGAAAAAGTCAGGAGATTTTCCGCAGTCTTCATTTTCATTTCCCAAATGAAATTCCAAATCCAAGAGTAATTGAATACATAAAATTAGATTGGGATTATAAACTGTTTGTTTATATGAACTGCTCCGATAAAACAGAGGAAATACCGGAAAAAGAAATACTGTTTTCAAGAAAGTATGAGAACGGGAAATTGCTCCCAGGAGGAGTGTTAATTCAGAAATAG
- a CDS encoding CidA/LrgA family protein yields the protein MKYLKQFFIIMLISFIGEVLKWFIPLPIPASIYGLILMLTALCTGIIKVEKVEETSTFLIEIMPVMFIPASVGLLDSWGELRDIIFPIGAIIIITTIVVMGVTGKITQGIIRMEKREKNE from the coding sequence ATGAAATATTTGAAACAGTTTTTTATCATTATGCTTATATCATTCATAGGTGAAGTTCTAAAATGGTTTATTCCATTACCTATTCCTGCAAGTATTTACGGTTTGATATTAATGCTTACGGCGTTGTGTACGGGAATTATTAAAGTAGAAAAAGTGGAAGAGACAAGCACCTTTTTAATAGAAATCATGCCGGTTATGTTTATTCCTGCATCAGTAGGATTGCTGGATAGTTGGGGTGAATTAAGAGATATTATATTTCCGATAGGTGCAATTATTATTATTACTACTATTGTAGTTATGGGAGTGACTGGAAAAATAACACAAGGAATTATACGGATGGAAAAGAGGGAAAAAAATGAATAG